From a region of the Bradyrhizobium diazoefficiens genome:
- a CDS encoding AraC family transcriptional regulator, translating to MLFDALAPSSSLQLIGFADVDAFRPVESMEDARSIPLDVANFAAARAVVSLPACRIIVMRSFARILDTAYRMPGGMVILSMTDGLQVNLKGVELDARFFVTLRGNDECHFVEPQTNHHAMIIFSPELRDRGWFDRGDDLRAHVANRPALLHMRQLLLAILRTASVQPLLFETTGVAAHLQEGLLLALDDLFRIDSMSDRSASVQGERSIKLVQRIDDYVAAHPTAPIYTADLAGEFGVSVRTLGSAVSKVRGMSLHQYIRLKRLWATRTRLLKGGSATVATCARAQGFHHLGEFAAAYRATFHEAPSDTLARGRQSGVPSR from the coding sequence ATGTTGTTCGACGCCCTCGCTCCATCCTCCTCGCTTCAACTGATCGGCTTTGCCGACGTCGATGCGTTTCGGCCGGTCGAGTCGATGGAGGACGCAAGAAGCATTCCGCTCGACGTCGCGAATTTCGCCGCGGCCCGCGCCGTCGTCTCCCTGCCGGCCTGCCGCATCATCGTGATGAGATCGTTCGCGCGCATCCTCGACACCGCCTATCGGATGCCGGGCGGGATGGTGATCCTGTCCATGACCGACGGCCTCCAGGTCAACCTCAAGGGCGTGGAGCTCGACGCGCGGTTCTTCGTCACGCTGCGCGGCAACGACGAATGCCACTTCGTCGAGCCCCAGACCAATCATCATGCCATGATCATCTTCTCTCCCGAGCTGCGAGACCGGGGCTGGTTCGATCGCGGCGACGATTTGCGGGCCCATGTCGCAAACCGGCCCGCCCTGCTCCACATGCGGCAACTCCTGCTCGCCATCCTGCGAACCGCGTCAGTGCAGCCACTCCTGTTCGAAACCACCGGGGTGGCCGCCCATCTCCAGGAAGGCCTGCTGCTCGCGCTCGACGATTTGTTCCGGATCGATTCGATGTCCGATCGCAGCGCCTCGGTCCAGGGCGAGCGATCGATCAAGCTGGTGCAGCGGATCGACGATTACGTTGCGGCCCATCCGACCGCGCCGATCTATACCGCCGATCTCGCCGGCGAATTCGGCGTCTCGGTCCGGACGCTCGGCAGCGCGGTCAGCAAGGTGCGTGGCATGAGCCTGCACCAGTACATTCGCCTCAAGAGGCTGTGGGCGACCCGCACCCGCCTCCTCAAGGGCGGCAGCGCCACCGTCGCCACATGTGCGCGGGCCCAGGGCTTCCATCATCTCGGTGAATTTGCCGCAGCCTACCGCGCGACCTTTCACGAGGCGCCCTCCGACACGCTGGCACGCGGGCGGCAAAGTGGCGTCCCTTCCCGCTGA
- a CDS encoding alpha/beta fold hydrolase, protein MQRRLAAVLAADVVGYSRLMGVDEVGTLRSLKSHRRELADPAIVEHRGRIVKTTGDGMLVEFASVVDAVACAVNIQREMLARNAAVPEDKQIVFRMGINVGDIIIDGGDIFGDGVNIAARLEALCEPGGVCISRAANEQIRDKLSLAFADLGEQTVKNIARAVGVYGLAAKDIRALEFAAMPEAIALPATNEVALDEQEIHFCQTKDGVQLAYGRTGKGPTLVKTGNWMTHLEFDFESPIWRSLYRELSRDHALIRYDARGNGLSDRDVPDVSFDHFVDDLEAVVDAAGVDRFALLGVSQGCSVSIAYAVRHPERVTRLVLFGGYAVGWKKRVRTQAEKEAGEALLTLVRLGWGQENPAFRQIFTSQFVPGGTKEQADWFNELQRISTSPEDAARNLLATGETDVTALLSKVSVPTLVMHSRHDARVPFEAGRRMAAGIPGARFVPLESRNHLILEDEPAFGRFLDELKSFLKPDASAP, encoded by the coding sequence ATGCAGCGTCGGCTCGCGGCAGTGCTGGCTGCAGATGTCGTTGGTTATAGCCGTCTGATGGGTGTCGACGAAGTCGGCACGCTCCGATCTCTGAAATCTCACCGCCGTGAACTGGCCGACCCGGCCATCGTGGAGCACCGGGGGCGCATCGTCAAAACCACGGGCGACGGCATGCTGGTCGAATTCGCAAGCGTCGTTGACGCGGTTGCGTGCGCCGTCAACATTCAGCGGGAGATGCTGGCCCGTAACGCTGCCGTTCCGGAAGACAAGCAGATCGTCTTCCGCATGGGCATCAATGTTGGCGATATTATCATCGATGGCGGCGATATATTTGGCGACGGAGTAAATATCGCTGCGCGTCTCGAAGCGCTGTGCGAGCCCGGCGGGGTATGCATCTCCCGGGCGGCGAACGAACAGATCAGGGACAAGCTTTCATTGGCTTTCGCCGATCTCGGGGAGCAGACTGTCAAGAATATCGCTCGCGCGGTCGGAGTTTACGGGCTGGCGGCCAAGGATATCAGGGCACTCGAATTCGCTGCTATGCCTGAGGCGATAGCCTTGCCTGCGACGAATGAGGTTGCGCTCGACGAGCAGGAGATCCACTTCTGCCAGACCAAGGACGGCGTGCAGCTGGCCTATGGCAGAACAGGCAAGGGTCCGACTCTCGTCAAGACGGGCAACTGGATGACTCATCTCGAATTCGATTTCGAGAGCCCGATCTGGAGAAGTCTCTATCGCGAATTATCGCGCGACCATGCATTGATCCGCTATGACGCACGAGGAAACGGACTTTCGGATCGGGACGTCCCCGACGTCTCCTTCGATCATTTTGTTGACGATCTCGAAGCAGTCGTTGACGCAGCGGGCGTTGACCGTTTTGCTCTTCTTGGCGTCTCGCAAGGCTGCTCGGTATCCATCGCCTATGCGGTCAGGCATCCGGAACGGGTGACGCGTCTGGTGCTTTTTGGCGGCTACGCAGTCGGATGGAAAAAACGGGTAAGAACCCAGGCTGAGAAGGAAGCGGGCGAAGCGCTGCTGACGCTTGTGCGGCTGGGATGGGGCCAGGAAAATCCGGCTTTTCGCCAGATATTCACTTCGCAGTTCGTTCCCGGCGGGACGAAAGAGCAGGCGGACTGGTTCAACGAACTACAGCGCATCTCGACCTCTCCCGAAGACGCGGCGCGCAACTTATTGGCTACCGGCGAAACAGACGTGACGGCGCTTCTTTCCAAGGTGAGTGTGCCGACATTGGTGATGCACTCGCGACACGACGCAAGAGTACCATTCGAAGCTGGTCGGCGAATGGCCGCAGGCATTCCTGGAGCCCGCTTTGTTCCGCTCGAGAGCCGAAACCATTTGATCCTGGAAGATGAGCCGGCATTCGGACGCTTTCTTGACGAACTGAAATCCTTTCTAAAGCCAGATGCTTCCGCCCCGTAA
- a CDS encoding VOC family protein → MPVVTWDHVHLRSPDPEATAAWLRDILGGEIVRAPGRIDVNLGGARIFIAPLEGDSAVNPPPPHPHQGLDHFGLTVKDIDAVAAEIKAKGVTFTREPTTIRPGVRICFIRGPEGISIELLERDKKYT, encoded by the coding sequence ATGCCAGTCGTTACTTGGGATCACGTCCATCTGCGCAGCCCCGATCCGGAGGCCACGGCGGCCTGGCTGCGGGACATCCTCGGTGGCGAGATCGTTCGCGCGCCAGGACGGATCGACGTCAACCTTGGCGGCGCCAGGATCTTTATCGCGCCGCTCGAGGGCGACAGCGCCGTCAACCCGCCACCTCCGCACCCACATCAGGGCCTCGACCATTTCGGTCTGACGGTGAAGGACATCGACGCCGTCGCCGCCGAGATCAAGGCCAAGGGTGTCACCTTCACGCGCGAGCCGACGACGATCCGGCCCGGCGTGCGCATCTGCTTCATCCGCGGCCCCGAAGGCATCTCCATCGAGCTGCTCGAGCGCGACAAGAAATACACC